Proteins from one uncultured Desulfuromonas sp. genomic window:
- a CDS encoding YbaB/EbfC family nucleoid-associated protein has translation MMAKGLGNMMKQAQQMQQKMARIQEEVAKQEIEASAGGGMVTVVVNGKQEILSIKIDPNVVDPQDVDMLQDLILVATNEAVRKSQDIMQQEMSKLTGGMNIPGLF, from the coding sequence ATGATGGCAAAAGGGTTAGGAAACATGATGAAGCAGGCCCAGCAGATGCAGCAGAAAATGGCGCGCATCCAGGAAGAGGTGGCCAAGCAGGAGATCGAAGCCAGCGCCGGTGGCGGAATGGTTACCGTGGTGGTGAATGGCAAGCAGGAGATTTTGTCGATCAAGATTGATCCGAATGTTGTTGATCCTCAGGATGTTGATATGTTGCAGGATCTGATTCTGGTGGCGACCAATGAAGCGGTTCGCAAAAGCCAGGATATCATGCAGCAGGAGATGTCGAAATTGACCGGCGGGATGAATATCCCCGGTCTGTTTTAA
- the recR gene encoding recombination mediator RecR: protein MLDSIPSLNRLIVELGKFPGIGRKTATRLAFHVMQQSDEQSQALVEAIQNLKQRVQFCSTCFHVTEQDPCVLCTSTSRDDSLLCVVEQPQDLMAIERGHSYRGRYHVLHGVLSPLDGVGPDDLKIAELIERVRQGNFNEVIVATNFSIEGEATALYLSRLLQPFGVRITRLAHGIPMGSDLEYVDDATVGRAIEGRRDL from the coding sequence ATGCTAGACTCAATTCCCTCATTGAACCGATTGATCGTGGAGCTGGGAAAGTTCCCCGGTATCGGGCGTAAAACAGCAACCCGACTTGCTTTTCACGTGATGCAGCAGTCGGACGAGCAGTCACAGGCTCTGGTCGAAGCCATTCAGAATCTGAAACAGCGTGTTCAGTTTTGTTCGACCTGCTTTCATGTGACGGAGCAGGATCCCTGTGTGTTGTGCACCAGCACCAGTCGTGACGACAGCCTGCTGTGTGTGGTGGAGCAGCCGCAGGATCTGATGGCCATAGAACGCGGCCACAGTTACCGCGGGCGTTACCATGTGCTGCATGGCGTGCTGTCACCGCTTGATGGTGTCGGCCCGGATGATTTGAAGATTGCCGAGCTGATTGAGCGGGTGCGGCAGGGAAACTTCAACGAGGTGATCGTCGCCACCAATTTCTCCATTGAGGGGGAAGCAACGGCTCTGTATTTGAGCCGATTGTTGCAGCCGTTTGGGGTGCGGATCACACGGCTGGCTCATGGCATTCCTATGGGCAGCGATCTTGAGTATGTTGATGATGCGACTGTCGGGCGCGCGATTGAAGGTCGTCGCGATTTGTAA